In one Stenotrophomonas maltophilia genomic region, the following are encoded:
- a CDS encoding fimbrial biogenesis chaperone, which translates to MRALLALFLLLPGLPAAALDLLPTTLQLPAEGGRTELWLHNPGPERWQGEVQILAWEQQLDAERLQPSDRILASPTRLDLAPGARQRLWLLPRSAVPVAAEQAYRIVLAPSRSSLPRYSLPLFQGAAASSARPAVRARVETNGSQTHLRLDNPGRLHARLDGLSFESAGGHRSVLLPGLAGYVLAGRERRWTLPARRDGYLGGRFRARLQDGREVVLDAWDPSIAVNPPAGL; encoded by the coding sequence ATGCGCGCACTCCTTGCCCTGTTCCTGCTGCTGCCGGGGCTGCCTGCCGCCGCACTGGACCTGCTGCCCACGACCCTGCAGCTGCCCGCCGAAGGGGGCCGTACCGAACTCTGGCTGCACAACCCCGGCCCCGAGCGCTGGCAGGGCGAGGTGCAGATCCTGGCGTGGGAGCAGCAGCTGGACGCCGAACGGCTGCAGCCGAGCGACCGCATCCTGGCCAGTCCGACCCGACTGGATCTGGCGCCCGGCGCCCGCCAGCGGCTCTGGCTGCTGCCCCGCAGCGCCGTACCGGTCGCTGCCGAGCAGGCCTACCGTATCGTGCTTGCCCCCAGCAGAAGCAGCCTGCCACGCTACTCGCTGCCGCTGTTCCAGGGTGCGGCTGCGTCGTCAGCGCGCCCGGCCGTGCGTGCCCGCGTCGAAACCAACGGGTCGCAGACTCATCTGCGACTGGACAACCCGGGCCGCCTGCATGCGCGCCTGGACGGGCTTTCATTCGAGTCCGCCGGCGGCCATCGCAGCGTGCTGCTGCCGGGCCTGGCCGGCTATGTGCTGGCAGGACGGGAAAGGCGCTGGACGTTGCCGGCACGCCGCGACGGCTATCTCGGCGGCCGCTTCCGGGCCCGCCTGCAGGACGGCCGGGAGGTCGTTCTGGACGCATGGGACCCGTCAATTGCGGTGAACCCGCCCGCCGGGCTATAA
- the tsf gene encoding translation elongation factor Ts: MEITASLVKELRERTGAGMMECKKALTEAAGDIDAAAELLRKSGAAKADKKADRVAAEGRLGLAQDGGKAVLVEVNSETDFVANDVNFKTFVDAVAAAALASGAADVEALKTAKLASGETVEEARALAVQKLGENIQIRRIAKVDGNNTVGAYVHTNGKVGVLVDLVGGDAELARGLAMHVAALKPPHNKAADVPADFVEKEKEIELAKMSEKDKSKPADILEKIISGKINKIVSEVTLYGQAYVLDGDKTVEQVVKAAGADVAGFQLLVVGEGIEKVVEDYAAEVAKAMQV; the protein is encoded by the coding sequence GTGGAAATCACTGCTTCCCTGGTCAAGGAACTGCGCGAGCGCACCGGCGCCGGCATGATGGAATGCAAGAAGGCGCTGACCGAAGCCGCCGGCGACATCGACGCTGCGGCGGAACTGCTGCGCAAGTCCGGCGCTGCCAAGGCCGACAAGAAGGCTGACCGCGTGGCCGCCGAAGGCCGTCTGGGCCTGGCACAGGACGGCGGCAAGGCTGTGCTGGTCGAAGTCAACTCGGAAACCGACTTCGTCGCCAACGACGTCAACTTCAAGACCTTCGTCGACGCCGTTGCCGCTGCCGCCCTGGCATCGGGCGCTGCCGACGTCGAAGCGCTGAAGACCGCCAAGCTGGCCTCCGGCGAGACCGTCGAAGAAGCCCGCGCCCTGGCCGTGCAGAAGCTGGGTGAGAACATCCAGATCCGCCGCATCGCCAAGGTCGACGGCAACAACACCGTGGGTGCCTATGTGCACACCAATGGCAAGGTCGGCGTCCTGGTGGACCTGGTCGGCGGCGACGCCGAACTGGCCCGCGGCCTGGCCATGCACGTGGCTGCGCTGAAGCCGCCGCACAACAAGGCCGCCGACGTTCCGGCCGACTTCGTCGAGAAGGAAAAGGAAATCGAACTGGCCAAGATGTCCGAGAAGGACAAGTCGAAGCCGGCCGATATCCTGGAAAAGATCATCAGCGGCAAGATCAACAAGATCGTCAGCGAAGTGACCCTGTACGGCCAGGCCTATGTGCTGGACGGCGACAAGACCGTCGAGCAGGTGGTCAAGGCCGCCGGTGCCGACGTCGCTGGTTTCCAGCTGCTGGTCGTCGGCGAAGGCATCGAGAAGGTGGTGGAAGACTACGCCGCCGAAGTTGCCAAGGCGATGCAGGTCTGA
- the rpsB gene encoding 30S ribosomal protein S2, translating to MPQVTMRQMLEAGVHFGHQTRYWNPKMAPYIFGARGKIHIINLEKTVPLFNDAMNFISSVAQKRGTVLFLGTKRSARETIKEEAERCGMPFMNQRWLGGTLTNFRTVKQSVARLKELEAGETDGTFEKLVKHEVLGLRRERDKLEASLGGIKDMNRLPDAIFVIDIGHEDIAIKEAKKLGIPVIAVVDTNYNPELVDYAIPGNDDAIRAVQLYARAAADAVLEGKAAAPHAASVREEEFAEAAAEGEEKPARRAPAKKTAKKGDEAQA from the coding sequence ATGCCCCAGGTCACCATGCGTCAGATGCTGGAAGCCGGCGTCCACTTCGGCCACCAGACCCGTTACTGGAACCCGAAGATGGCTCCGTACATCTTCGGCGCCCGCGGCAAGATCCACATCATCAACCTGGAAAAGACCGTCCCGCTGTTCAACGACGCGATGAACTTCATCTCGTCGGTTGCCCAGAAGCGCGGCACCGTCCTGTTCCTGGGCACCAAGCGCAGCGCCCGCGAAACCATCAAGGAAGAAGCCGAGCGTTGCGGCATGCCGTTCATGAACCAGCGTTGGCTGGGCGGCACCCTGACCAACTTCCGTACCGTCAAGCAGTCGGTTGCCCGCCTGAAGGAACTGGAAGCCGGTGAAACCGACGGCACCTTCGAGAAGCTGGTCAAGCACGAAGTGCTGGGCCTGCGTCGCGAGCGCGACAAGCTGGAAGCCTCGCTGGGCGGCATCAAGGACATGAACCGTCTGCCGGACGCCATCTTCGTCATCGACATCGGCCACGAAGACATCGCCATCAAGGAAGCCAAGAAGCTCGGCATCCCGGTGATCGCCGTGGTTGATACCAACTACAACCCGGAGCTGGTCGATTACGCCATCCCGGGCAACGACGACGCCATCCGCGCCGTGCAGCTGTACGCCCGTGCCGCCGCCGACGCCGTGCTGGAAGGCAAGGCCGCTGCTCCGCACGCCGCCTCGGTGCGTGAGGAAGAGTTCGCTGAAGCCGCCGCTGAAGGCGAAGAGAAGCCGGCCCGTCGCGCTCCGGCCAAGAAGACCGCCAAGAAGGGCGACGAAGCCCAGGCCTGA